DNA from Brevibacterium sp. 'Marine':
CCGACGCTTACACCTCGGGCGACATGGAGAAGGCGAGGGCCCTCTACCCATTGGCGCGTCAGCATTACGAACGCATCGAGCCGACCGCCGAGTCCTTCGGCATCAAAGAAGCCGGTGACCTCGACGGATCGCTCGACGCACGGGTCCAGGACCTGTCGACCGATGCCGGGAAGAAGCCCAATGACCCCGAGGTGCTCGCCGACTGGACCGGCTGGCACCGGATCGAAGCCGACCTGTTCACGGATGAGGCCGAAGGCTACAAGTTCGCCTCCGAGGCGGACCGGAAGAAGGTCGCAGACAAGCTCAACGAGGATACGAAGACCCTCTACGATCTCGTCTACGGCAAGGTCGACGGTGCCGGTGGAACGTTCGAGCTCAAGCTCTCCGATGTCGCCACGGGTGCGTCCGCGCTGCTCGAAGAGGTCGCGCTGTCGAAGATCGGCGGCGAGGAGGAGACCTTCTCGCACACCGACCTCTATGACTTCCACGCGAACGTCGAAGGCGCCGAGGTCGCCTATGGCAATGTCGAGAAGCTCGTCGAAGCCCACGATCCCGAACTCGCGAAGAAGATCACAACGAACCTCGACGGTGTGAAGACGGTGCTCAAGAAGTACCAGAACGGCAAGGACGACGAGGGCAACATCCTCTACGAGGACTACTCGAAGGTCGCCGCCGTGCAGAAGGACGCCGGCGAAGCTCCGAAGGACACCGACTACACGCAGGCTCAGCAGGAGCTCTCGGACGCCGTCAACGCATTGAGTGAGCCGCTGTCCCAGGTCAGCGGTACCATTCTGCGCTGAATGGGGGGTCTTCGATGAGCACTGACGAGCACAGCTCTTCCGCCGCCGGCACTGTCCGCGGGATTCCGCGGCGACGGCTCTTCGCTCTCGGTGGTGCCGCCGGGGCGCTCGGCATCGCCGGTGTCGGCGGTGGTGCGGTCGGCTATGCGGTGCGCGGGGCGGAGGAGAAGAAGCAGTCCGCCGTCCATCTCAGCTATCCGTTTCGAGCCGAGAAGCAGCAGGGCATCCTCACTCCCGCTCAGGACAATATGTATACGGTGGCTTTCGATGTCACGA
Protein-coding regions in this window:
- the efeO gene encoding iron uptake system protein EfeO is translated as MKRHSALITLPTATLLAVSLAACTDNPAKDDAAAAGDAVTVTITDDTCEVSPATLPSGKVSFSVTNNGTKPNEFEILAENKLQIESEKENIGPGTTTTVTTSLDEGTYYTACKPNMVGDFVGLAEFVVTKGDDVSVDSDTQAAEDKAITNYTGYVKDQVGQLVDATKDFTDAYTSGDMEKARALYPLARQHYERIEPTAESFGIKEAGDLDGSLDARVQDLSTDAGKKPNDPEVLADWTGWHRIEADLFTDEAEGYKFASEADRKKVADKLNEDTKTLYDLVYGKVDGAGGTFELKLSDVATGASALLEEVALSKIGGEEETFSHTDLYDFHANVEGAEVAYGNVEKLVEAHDPELAKKITTNLDGVKTVLKKYQNGKDDEGNILYEDYSKVAAVQKDAGEAPKDTDYTQAQQELSDAVNALSEPLSQVSGTILR